From the Methanocaldococcus fervens AG86 genome, the window TTTCCATTTCTAACTGTTTGAGAAAACAAACCTCCCATATTTGTTCTTTTTGAAGCCTCTCCAACTACAACGCTCCTTAAATTTTTATCTTTGTATAAATCAAGGATGTAGTTGCTAACATCATAAACAGTTTTTAATTCCTCATTAACTTCAATAAAATCAATTTTTAACTGCCCCTCATTCTCTATGACCAATATAGATGGCTTTTCACATTTTCCAATGATTGCCACATTATTCAACCCAGTACTTTTAAATTGATAACCTGCCCCTCCCATTGATGAGAAGTAAAAACCATCCCAAAGTGGAGATCTAAAGGAAAATATTAGCCTATGTCCTCCAATAATTGGCAAAACTCCGCTACCAAAGCAAAATACATTTTTTTCATCATAGACGTCATATTTCCATGTCTCAAATTTATTATGCCAATACAACCCCCAAGTTATTGGCAATATGTTCTTCTCAATAATCTCAAACTTTTTTGTTGTTGCATTTATCAGGATATTTTTCATAGTATCGCCTTTTTTATTGTTTAATTCTTATTTTTGAATTTTAAATGTTTTATAAGTTTTGTTAATTAAAAGTGATGAACATAATATTTAAATATGAAATTTTGATACATTACATTTTGGCACATTAAAAAGGTGAAAAATATGGAAAAAAAGATAATAGCTGTTGGTTTGTTATTGATTGGAATTGCTTTATGCGGTTGCATGGAACAGGAAAAAGCAGGAAGTGAAGAAAAAATAGTCTTAAAAATATTCCATGCTGGAAGTTTGTCAGTTCCATTTGAAGAGTATGAAAAAATGTATGAAAAAGAGCATCCAAATATTGATATACAGAGAGAGCCAGCCGGAAGCGTAGCATGTGTTAGAAAAATAACAGACTTAGGAAAAAAAGCTGACATTTTAGCTTCAGCTGATTATTCATTAATCCCCCAAATGATGATGCCAGATTATGCAGATTGGTATGTCATGTTCGCAAGAAACGAGATTGTTTTAGTATATACCGATAAAAGCAAATACAAGGATGAGATAAATTCAGAAAATTGGTATAAGATTTTAGAAAGACCTGATGTTAAATTTGGTTTTTCAAATCCAAACGATGACCCTTGCGGTTATAGAAGCCAAATGGTTATGCAGTTGGCAGAAATCTATTACAACAACTCAACAATCTACGATAACTTGGTTTTAAAATACATACCAAAC encodes:
- the wtpA gene encoding tungstate ABC transporter substrate-binding protein WtpA, whose product is MEKKIIAVGLLLIGIALCGCMEQEKAGSEEKIVLKIFHAGSLSVPFEEYEKMYEKEHPNIDIQREPAGSVACVRKITDLGKKADILASADYSLIPQMMMPDYADWYVMFARNEIVLVYTDKSKYKDEINSENWYKILERPDVKFGFSNPNDDPCGYRSQMVMQLAEIYYNNSTIYDNLVLKYIPNIKVEENDGSYLIIVPKDLEVNSDKLVVRSKETDLLAPLEAGAFDYLFIYKSVAEQHKLKYVELPKEINLGYYDYADYYKRVALEITAKNKTIVAKPIVYGLTVPKNATYKKEAIDFVKIILEHPEVLEKNGQPAMAIGKGNIPEELKGLVKIES